A genome region from Triticum aestivum cultivar Chinese Spring chromosome 2B, IWGSC CS RefSeq v2.1, whole genome shotgun sequence includes the following:
- the LOC123043207 gene encoding putative disease resistance RPP13-like protein 1, with amino-acid sequence METGMLLGAHYTPFHAKGGDGDGDAPSCSLHTIPFNTRLLGIGAIGGSASASASPLASIPMDLVLEEALRAMARAVDQFRSLGDRQMRRCLLGAGDHVSGKLREVATLLDQIRDLVWADDERSSPARRDRLKEAFYGIEDLVGGMEYHSLTFQVESGISSKSNRNPLSSAIRLGKRFVSSSGSDEASRRRFLKDLDSVASTLSSLLKQAQGSGLPPTVPVPDFDAATMLQGGHKVFGRNKELNDIVQMLTEPPSPHCTACRVVSIVGLGGLGKTTLAQSVYDDTRVKSHFDLRAWAHVSGKPDKMELAKQILRSANPRYGGSIDKDATFATLQLKLNRLMSSRRFLIVLDDIWGDDPFTNDAYNEILSPLRSMESGSRIIAVTRTPKVADMLDASHTYFLNALGTDDCWSLIKESAFGGRSTHEECTEELEQIGMKIAAKLNGLPLAAKLMGGLLGATKSTKYWRIISEKEFSRDITLSLLRLSYSYLPGRLKQCFAFCSIFPKNWKFDQTTLVRLWMANGFIQPQSGTGKRMEDLGTDYFNVLLSRSFFHALRQGRRTHYKMHDLIHDMAVSASTEDCCQIEPGMTRRIPSTVRHVSVTTGSLQDVNAAINILPKNLRTVIVFGNWTHFLEDDSLVKLKNLRALDVCHCDFTELPPAISCLFHLRYLSLSRTIRSLPESISKLLHLQTLCFEDKCSLDKLPAGISRLVKLRHLGIDMKYIAQLPGIGRLINLQGSVEFRVKKGGGHALQELKGIKCLHGQLKIKGLDNVLSKDEASKTDMKSKENLRALTLEWSSACRILTPVADCEVLENLQPHQNLKELSIVRYLGVTSPSWLQLALLRELQSLHLVNCRSLGVLPALGLLPSLEQLHMKELCTVERIGHEFYGTGDMAFPSLKVLVLDDFPSLVEWSEVRENPLPCLQRLKIVDCPKLIQVPAFPPSVSELTVERTLLISNMKLAPYSSSRSEILTLDISTTSVLSRGLFHQSHLASIIVLNINAGCKHLVAAEGLHTFTSLQKLQLCHSDISDQNLESLLQVLPSLYSFEMIDLPNMTSLVPANNSLCTTVTELQISNCPLLSSVVSLTTFVSLKRLVIEKCPKLTAASFPVNFWRLTALKVLSISYCTEFQSLPTCGLPTSIEALHLVGCHPKLHGNSSNKTVNSQEEVSTLHKTLAH; translated from the coding sequence ATGGAGACGGGGATGCTCCTGGGTGCTCATTACACACCATTCCATGCTAAAGGGGGTGATGGAGACGGGGATGCTCCTAGCTGCTCATTACACACCATTCCATTCAATACTCGCTTGCTTGGGATAGGAGCCATCGGTggatccgcctccgcctccgcctcgcccCTCGCCTCCATCCCCATGGATCTTGTGCTGGAGGAAGCCTTGCGGGCCATGGCTCGCGCGGTCGACCAGTTCCGGAGCCTGGGCGACAGGCAGATGCGGAGGTGCCTGCTGGGCGCCGGGGACCACGTCAGCGGCAAGCTGCGGGAGGTGGCGACCCTGCTGGACCAGATCCGCGACCTCGTCTGGGCCGACGACGAGAGGAGCTCTCCGGCGAGGAGGGATCGCCTCAAGGAGGCCTTCTACGGCATCGAGGACTTGGTGGGCGGCATGGAGTACCACAGCCTCACTTTCCAGGTTGAATCCGGTATTTCCTCAAAGTCAAATCGCAATCCACTTTCTTCTGCTATCAGGCTGGGCAAGCGATTCGTTAGCAGCAGCGGCAGCGATGAGGCGTCGCGCCGCCGGTTCCTCAAGGACCTCGATTCCGTCGCAAGCACTCTCAGCTCTCTGCTCAAGCAAGCACAAGGGTCCGGTCTGCCGCCCACCGTTCCGGTGCCCGATTTTGACGCTGCCACGATGCTCCAGGGTGGTCACAAGGTGTTTGGCCGCAACAAGGAGCTGAACGACATCGTGCAAATGCTGACTGAGCCGCCCTCGCCCCACTGCACTGCCTGCAGGGTTGTCTCCATTGTTGGCTTGGGCGGTTTGGGCAAGACCACGCTCGCCCAGTCAGTCTACGACGATACCAGAGTCAAGTCCCACTTTGATCTCAGAGCATGGGCACATGTCTCAGGCAAGCCTGACAAGATGGAACTCGCAAAGCAAATCTTGCGTTCAGCCAACCCGAGATACGGTGGATCCATCGACAAAGATGCCACGTTTGCAACTCTTCAGTTGAAGCTCAATCGGTTAATGTCGTCCAGGAGATTtctgattgttcttgatgatatctgGGGTGACGACCCCTTCACCAACGACGCCTACAACGAAATCCTCAGTCCACTAAGATCCATGGAGAGCGGCAGTAGGATTATTGCTGTCACTCGGACACCAAAGGTGGCTGACATGCTAGATGCATCTCACACCTACTTCCTGAATGCATTGGGCACTGACGATTGTTGGTCACTGATCAAGGAATCTGCCTTTGGGGGCCGGAGCACACATGAGGAGTGCACTGAAGAATTGGAACAGATCGGGATGAAGATTGCCGCCAAGCTCAACGGATTGCCTTTGGCTGCCAAGCTGATGGGAGGACTGCTTGGAGCTACAAAGAGCACAAAGTACTGGCGTATTATCTCGGAAAAAGAATTTTCCAGAGATATCACTCTCTCCTTGCTGCGGTTGAGCTACAGTTACCTGCCAGGACGACTCAAGCAGTGCTTTGCGTTCTGCAGCATATTTCCCAAGAACTGGAAGTTCGACCAAACAACCTTGGTACGCCTTTGGATGGCCAACGGCTTCATTCAACCGCAAAGTGGCACTGGCAAAAGGATGGAGGATCTGGGCACAGATTATTTCAATGTTCTGCTGTCTCGGTCCTTCTTCCATGCTCTCAGGCAGGGCCGTCGCACACACTATAAGATGCATGACTTGATCCATGATATGGCAGTGTCAGCTTCAACCGAAGATTGCTGTCAAATTGAGCCTGGCATGACCCGTCGTATCCCCTCAACTGTGCGCCATGTATCGGTCACCACCGGCAGCTTGCAAGACGTCAATGCTGCCATCAACATACTCCCGAAAAACCTACGCACCGTCATAGTTTTTGGAAATTGGACACATTTTCTCGAAGATGACTCCCTGGTTAAGCTAAAGAATCTGCGAGCACTTGATGTTTGTCACTGTGACTTTACTGAGTTGCCACCAGCTATTTCCTGTTTATTCCATCTCCGTTACTTGTCGCTGTCTCGCACCATTCGGAGTCTTCCAGAGTCCATAAGCAAGCTGCTCCATCTGCAAACCTTGTGCTTTGAAGATAAGTGTTCCCTTGATAAGCTTCCTGCAGGAATAAGTAGGCTTGTAAAGTTGCGGCACCTTGGAATCGACATGAAGTACATTGCACAGCTACCGGGTATTGGACGACTTATTAACCTGCAGGGATCAGTTGAGTTCCGTGTTAAAAAGGGGGGAGGGCATGCCTTGCAAGAGCTGAAGGGCATAAAATGTCTCCATGGCCAGCTAAAAATTAAAGGCCTCGACAATGTCTTGAGCAAGGATGAAGCCAGCAAGACCGACATGAAAAGTAAAGAGAATCTTAGGGCGCTCACACTGGAATGGAGTTCAGCTTGTAGAATTCTCACCCCTGTGGCTGATTGTGAAGTACTGGAAAACCTCCAGCCACATCAAAACTTGAAGGAACTTAGCATTGTAAGGTATCTTGGTGTGACATCTCCCAGTTGGTTACAGTTGGCATTGCTGAGGGAGCTGCAATCCTTGCACCTTGTTAACTGCAGGAGCTTGGGAGTTCTGCCTGCACTTGGCCTTCTGCCATCCCTCGAACAATTACATATGAAGGAGCTGTGCACGGTCGAGCGAATTGGGCATGAGTTTTATGGTACTGGTGACATGGCATTTCCTTCCCTAAAGGTTCTTGTGCTTGACGATTTTCCCAGCTTGGTCGAGTGGTCTGAAGTGAGGGAAAACCCACTTCCTTGTCTCCAGAGGCTAAAGATTGTAGACTGCCCCAAACTGATTCAAGTTCCTGCATTTCCGCCATCCGTCTCTGAGCTTACAGTGGAGCGTACATTATTGATATCTAATATGAAGCTTGCTCCTTATTCTTCATCACGATCAGAGATACTCACCCTGGACATTTCTACGACCAGTGTACTTTCCAGGGGACTGTTCCATCAAAGCCATCTAGCATCTATCATAGTTTTAAACATAAACGCTGGCTGCAAGCATCTTGTTGCCGCAGAGGGACTCCACACCTTTACTTCTCTCCAAAAGCTTCAGCTGTGCCACTCTGACATATCAGATCAGAATTTGGAAAGTCTTCTTCAGGTGCTGCCCTCTTTGTACTCGTTTGAGATGATAGATCTGCCCAACATGACATCTCTGGTGCCAGCAAATAATAGTTTGTGTACAACAGTCACAGAGTTGCAAATATCCAACTGTCCACTGCTCTCTTCTGTAGTCTCCTTGACTACTTTTGTTTCACTGAAACGTTTGGTGATTGAGAAATGCCCCAAACTGACGGCAGCATCTTTCCCAGTAAACTTTTGGAGACTCACAGCCCTCAAGGTTCTGAGCATATCATACTGCACAGAGTTCCAGTCTTTACCTACTTGTGGTCTGCCAACCTCAATAGAAGCACTTCATCTTGTTGGGTGTCACCCAAAGCTGCATGGAAATTCAAGCAACAAGACTGTCAATTCCCAAGAGGAAGTTTCTACTCTACACAAAACATTGGCTCACTGA